In a genomic window of Azospirillum baldaniorum:
- a CDS encoding sugar kinase: MGESARRVAALGECMIELVRRPDGTFTMGFGGDTLNTAVYMARLGVATDYVTALGDDGNSDAMVATWEAEGVGTGHVLRVPNRVPGLYMIETDDSGERRFLYWRDSAPARDLFVLPDSPALVADLEGYDLLYMSGISLAIWGERGREVLFPMLDRLRERGGRVAFDTNWRPRLWPDRETAQRAYDAMLERTDIALPGVEDLRGLYGDADADTAMARVRGAGVTEIVLKLEKPGCIVSAPGVEETVPSEKVAKVVDTTAAGDSFSAGYLSARLKGLGPVEAARSAHRIAAVVIQHRGAVIPRDAMASVLDG; the protein is encoded by the coding sequence ATGGGTGAGTCCGCGCGCCGGGTTGCGGCCCTTGGCGAATGCATGATCGAACTGGTGCGCCGTCCCGACGGGACCTTCACCATGGGCTTCGGCGGCGACACCCTCAACACCGCCGTCTATATGGCGCGGCTGGGCGTAGCAACCGATTACGTGACGGCGCTGGGCGACGACGGCAACAGCGACGCCATGGTCGCCACCTGGGAGGCCGAAGGGGTCGGCACCGGTCATGTGCTGCGCGTGCCCAACCGCGTCCCGGGCCTCTACATGATCGAGACGGACGACAGCGGCGAGCGGCGCTTCCTCTACTGGCGCGATTCCGCGCCGGCCCGCGACCTGTTCGTGCTGCCCGACAGCCCGGCGCTGGTCGCCGATCTGGAAGGCTACGACCTCCTCTACATGTCCGGCATCAGCCTGGCCATCTGGGGCGAGCGCGGGCGCGAGGTGCTGTTCCCCATGCTCGACCGCCTGCGCGAGCGCGGCGGCCGCGTCGCCTTCGACACCAACTGGCGCCCCCGCCTGTGGCCCGACCGCGAGACGGCGCAGCGCGCCTACGACGCGATGCTCGAACGCACCGACATCGCCCTGCCGGGCGTCGAGGACCTGCGCGGCCTCTACGGCGACGCCGATGCCGACACCGCCATGGCCCGCGTGCGCGGCGCCGGGGTGACGGAGATCGTTCTCAAGCTGGAAAAGCCGGGCTGCATCGTCTCCGCCCCCGGCGTCGAGGAGACCGTGCCGTCGGAGAAGGTCGCCAAGGTCGTGGACACCACGGCGGCGGGCGACAGCTTCAGCGCCGGCTATCTCAGCGCCCGCCTGAAGGGCCTCGGCCCCGTGGAGGCGGCGCGCTCCGCCCACCGCATCGCCGCCGTGGTCATCCAGCACCGCGGCGCCGTCATCCCGCGCGACGCCATGGCGTCCGTGCTGGACGGCTGA
- the eda gene encoding bifunctional 4-hydroxy-2-oxoglutarate aldolase/2-dehydro-3-deoxy-phosphogluconate aldolase: MTHPRLEPSLSGPRIVPVLVLDEPDTAVALAEALVAGGLTTLEVTLRTPAALACAEAIAARVPGALVGLGTLIRPEQFAQARDAGARFVVSPGLTDRLAEAAKTAGLPYLPGIATVAEALIAMEHGFRELKFFPAMLNGGAPALRGMAPLMPEIRFCPTGGLKAEHVKEILSLPNVFALGGTWLTPADAVKERRWSEIERLAREASALAQG; encoded by the coding sequence ATGACCCACCCGCGTCTTGAACCCTCCCTGTCCGGCCCGCGCATCGTCCCGGTCCTCGTCCTCGACGAGCCGGACACCGCGGTCGCCCTGGCCGAGGCACTGGTCGCCGGCGGCCTGACCACGCTGGAGGTGACGCTGCGCACCCCCGCCGCGCTGGCCTGCGCGGAGGCCATCGCCGCCCGCGTTCCGGGCGCCCTGGTCGGCCTCGGCACGCTGATCCGGCCGGAGCAGTTCGCCCAGGCCCGCGACGCCGGCGCCCGCTTCGTCGTCAGCCCCGGCCTGACCGACCGTCTGGCCGAGGCCGCCAAGACCGCCGGCCTGCCCTATCTGCCGGGCATCGCCACGGTGGCCGAGGCGCTGATCGCCATGGAGCACGGCTTCCGCGAGCTGAAGTTCTTCCCGGCGATGCTGAACGGCGGCGCCCCGGCGCTGCGCGGCATGGCGCCGCTGATGCCGGAGATCCGCTTCTGCCCGACCGGCGGCCTCAAGGCGGAGCATGTGAAGGAGATCCTGTCGCTCCCCAACGTCTTCGCGCTCGGCGGCACCTGGCTGACTCCGGCCGACGCCGTGAAGGAGCGCCGCTGGTCCGAGATCGAGCGGCTGGCCCGCGAGGCCTCCGCCCTGGCCCAGGGCTAA
- a CDS encoding sulfite oxidase heme-binding subunit YedZ, whose translation MAATSKGPVAQALSSRWAKPAVFALGLLPLGWMVWLGLSGGLGAEPVAEAVRQSGLWALRLLLVALAVTPLRILTGQAGLARFRRMIGLFAFFYALLHVSVYVGVDQFFDWAAVWKDIVKRPYITVGMGAFVILTALATTSTNGMVRRLGGRRWKALHKAVFVAGAAGCIHYVMLVKGWQYPPFVYAAILLGLVALRYTKSPAAGRLSPSYRT comes from the coding sequence ATGGCCGCAACGTCGAAAGGCCCGGTCGCCCAGGCGTTGTCCTCGCGCTGGGCGAAGCCGGCGGTGTTCGCCCTGGGCCTCCTCCCGCTCGGCTGGATGGTCTGGCTGGGGCTGAGCGGCGGGCTGGGAGCGGAGCCGGTGGCCGAGGCGGTGCGGCAGAGCGGGCTGTGGGCGCTGCGCCTGCTGCTGGTCGCGCTCGCCGTCACGCCGCTGCGCATCCTGACGGGTCAGGCGGGGTTGGCGCGCTTCCGCCGGATGATCGGGCTGTTCGCCTTCTTCTACGCGCTGCTGCACGTCTCCGTCTATGTGGGGGTGGACCAGTTCTTCGACTGGGCGGCGGTGTGGAAGGACATCGTGAAGCGGCCCTACATCACCGTGGGCATGGGCGCCTTCGTGATCCTGACGGCGCTGGCCACGACCTCGACCAACGGCATGGTGCGGCGGCTCGGCGGGCGGCGCTGGAAGGCGCTGCACAAGGCGGTGTTCGTCGCCGGAGCGGCGGGCTGCATCCATTACGTCATGCTGGTCAAGGGCTGGCAGTACCCACCCTTCGTCTACGCGGCGATCCTCCTGGGGCTGGTCGCGCTGCGCTATACGAAGTCACCGGCGGCGGGGCGGCTCTCCCCGTCCTACCGGACCTGA
- the msrP gene encoding protein-methionine-sulfoxide reductase catalytic subunit MsrP, with amino-acid sequence MLIKVRSASQASENEVTPRGLFLSRRSIIAGGAAALALGGTGVLPGPALAAPFQAPLTVSPKDPKMDAQTPMKSATSYNNFYEFGTDKTDPSENAGTLRTRPWEIAVDGEAGKPTTFGIEDLLAFPLEERVYRLRCVEGWSMVIPWIGFPLAELLKRVDPTGNAKYVAFQTLADRSQMPGLKYPVLQWPYVEGLRMDEAMHPLTLLAVGMYGETLPNQNGAPVRLVVPWKYGFKSIKSVVRITLTKDQPPTSWNRSQPREYGFYSNVNPEVDHPRWSQATERRVGEFSRRKTLPFNGYGEEVASLYAGMDLRKNY; translated from the coding sequence ATGCTCATCAAAGTCCGGAGCGCGTCGCAAGCCAGCGAGAACGAGGTGACGCCCCGCGGCCTGTTCCTGTCCCGGCGCTCCATCATCGCCGGAGGCGCTGCCGCCCTGGCGCTCGGCGGCACGGGGGTCCTGCCGGGTCCGGCGCTGGCCGCGCCTTTCCAGGCCCCGCTGACGGTCAGCCCGAAGGACCCCAAGATGGACGCCCAGACTCCCATGAAGTCGGCGACCAGCTACAACAATTTCTACGAGTTCGGGACGGACAAGACCGACCCGTCGGAGAACGCCGGCACGCTGCGCACCCGCCCGTGGGAGATCGCGGTGGACGGCGAGGCCGGCAAGCCCACCACCTTCGGCATCGAAGACCTGCTGGCCTTTCCGCTGGAGGAGCGCGTCTACCGCCTGCGCTGCGTCGAGGGCTGGTCGATGGTCATCCCCTGGATCGGCTTCCCGCTGGCCGAGCTGCTGAAGCGCGTCGACCCGACCGGCAACGCCAAATACGTCGCCTTCCAGACGCTGGCCGACCGCTCGCAGATGCCCGGCCTGAAGTATCCCGTGCTGCAATGGCCCTATGTCGAGGGGCTGCGCATGGACGAGGCCATGCACCCGCTGACCCTCCTGGCGGTCGGCATGTACGGCGAGACGCTGCCCAACCAGAACGGCGCGCCGGTGCGGCTGGTCGTGCCCTGGAAGTACGGCTTCAAGTCGATCAAGTCGGTCGTCCGCATCACCCTGACGAAGGACCAGCCGCCGACCTCCTGGAACCGCTCGCAGCCGCGCGAGTACGGCTTCTATTCGAACGTGAATCCGGAGGTCGACCACCCGCGCTGGAGCCAGGCGACGGAGCGCCGCGTCGGCGAGTTCTCCCGCCGCAAGACGCTGCCCTTCAACGGCTATGGGGAAGAGGTGGCGTCGCTCTACGCCGGCATGGATCTGCGGAAGAACTACTGA
- a CDS encoding Gfo/Idh/MocA family protein translates to MRRRVGVIGLGMAATPHAQSLLDLADRVEVAGCFSPSAERRAAFAARFGLPAVDRAEAILDDPTVSAVLLLTPPDTHADLVARCAAAGKHVLLEKPLDATPAGCRAVVESMERAGLTLGVMLQHRFRAAAERLAELLRTGTLGRPLSASVVVRWWRDDAYYAQPGRGMKARDGGGVLLTQAIHTLDLYVSLLGLPREVAAFANTSGLRPIDTEDVVCAALRYDGGLLATVDATTAAYPGYPERIEIAGTAGSALLTGDRLEVQLRSGGTVQAGETAGTLGGGADPMAFSNAHHRAVLADFLDALDDGTQPRVSGREALKVHRLIETILKSSESGAVTAVPKD, encoded by the coding sequence ATGCGGCGTCGCGTCGGCGTGATCGGGCTGGGCATGGCGGCGACGCCGCACGCCCAGAGCCTGCTGGATCTGGCGGACCGGGTGGAGGTGGCGGGCTGTTTCAGCCCGTCCGCCGAGCGGCGGGCCGCCTTCGCGGCGCGCTTCGGCCTGCCGGCGGTGGACCGGGCGGAGGCGATCCTCGACGATCCCACCGTCTCCGCCGTTCTGCTGCTGACCCCGCCGGACACCCACGCCGACCTCGTCGCCCGCTGCGCCGCCGCCGGCAAGCACGTCCTTCTGGAAAAGCCGCTGGACGCCACGCCGGCCGGCTGCCGCGCCGTGGTGGAGAGCATGGAGCGCGCCGGGCTGACGCTCGGCGTCATGCTCCAGCACCGCTTCCGCGCCGCCGCGGAACGGCTGGCGGAGCTGCTGCGCACCGGCACGCTGGGCCGCCCGCTGTCGGCCTCCGTCGTGGTGCGCTGGTGGCGCGACGACGCCTATTACGCCCAGCCGGGGCGCGGCATGAAGGCGCGCGACGGCGGCGGCGTGCTGCTGACCCAGGCCATCCACACGCTGGACCTCTATGTCAGCCTGCTCGGCCTGCCGCGGGAGGTCGCCGCCTTCGCCAACACCAGCGGCCTGCGCCCCATCGACACCGAGGACGTGGTGTGCGCCGCCCTGCGCTACGACGGCGGGCTGCTCGCCACGGTGGACGCCACCACCGCCGCCTATCCCGGCTATCCGGAGCGCATCGAGATCGCCGGGACCGCCGGCTCCGCCCTGCTGACCGGCGACCGGCTGGAGGTGCAGCTGCGCTCCGGCGGGACGGTCCAGGCCGGGGAAACGGCGGGCACGCTGGGCGGCGGGGCCGACCCCATGGCCTTCTCCAACGCCCACCACCGCGCCGTGCTGGCCGACTTCCTCGACGCGCTCGACGACGGCACCCAGCCGCGTGTGTCCGGGCGGGAGGCGCTGAAGGTCCACCGGCTGATCGAGACGATCCTCAAATCCTCGGAAAGCGGCGCCGTCACGGCGGTTCCGAAAGACTGA
- a CDS encoding GntR family transcriptional regulator, with translation MPPGQASTGLATTVPAIVKPPRASQRGTTAAAAIYRDLRADIVSLARKPGDPIVEKLVAEAFGVSRTPVREAVLRLADEGLVEVFPQSGTFVARIPIADLPEANLIRKTLEQATVRFAAECATRSQVAALQANLERQREVDASGCADGFHQADEAFHALIADIAGYPGFWPITQQVKVQIDRCRHLTLPFPGRMATVIAEHEAIVAAIADHDPDRAVKALGDHIDGLLLTIDDMRLATPLYFSPAEALT, from the coding sequence ATGCCCCCAGGCCAAGCTTCTACGGGCCTAGCCACGACCGTTCCAGCCATCGTCAAGCCGCCCCGCGCGTCGCAGCGCGGGACCACGGCGGCGGCGGCGATCTACCGCGACCTGCGGGCCGACATCGTGTCTCTGGCCCGCAAGCCGGGCGACCCGATCGTGGAGAAGCTGGTGGCCGAAGCCTTCGGCGTCAGCCGCACCCCGGTGCGCGAGGCCGTTCTGCGGCTGGCCGACGAGGGGCTGGTGGAGGTCTTTCCGCAATCGGGCACCTTCGTGGCGCGCATTCCCATCGCCGACCTGCCCGAAGCCAACCTGATCCGCAAGACGCTGGAGCAGGCGACCGTCCGCTTCGCGGCGGAATGCGCCACCCGCAGCCAAGTCGCCGCCCTCCAGGCCAATCTGGAGCGCCAGCGCGAGGTGGACGCCTCGGGCTGCGCCGACGGCTTCCATCAGGCGGACGAGGCGTTCCACGCTCTGATCGCCGACATCGCCGGCTATCCCGGTTTCTGGCCGATCACCCAGCAGGTGAAGGTGCAGATCGACCGCTGCCGCCACCTGACCCTTCCCTTTCCCGGCCGCATGGCGACCGTCATCGCCGAGCACGAGGCCATCGTCGCCGCCATCGCGGACCATGACCCCGACCGCGCGGTGAAGGCGCTCGGCGACCACATCGACGGCCTGCTGCTGACCATCGACGACATGCGGCTCGCCACCCCACTCTATTTCTCTCCTGCCGAGGCCCTGACATGA